One region of Alcanivorax sediminis genomic DNA includes:
- a CDS encoding AraC family transcriptional regulator yields MDEELYVTGIAVSQFYHGSEQMGLPSREILHGVGLSPDALQPLAHTPTKKFEDFILELAIESGDEMLGFHCGLHVSPMALGVFPSLIFGSMTIRQAIETCVRYQELITGNTAGLVLSAMGNDLRIEFIQAYRNPVVLRHATEGGAAMLVSIMRYFLARHDLPLINLALAHHPVSPDAKDQLEAFFLCPVAFGKEITAGQIGQDVLNVPLSAVCVDGANLAEEVARSQLKQTRDASIWLTQVRLLVMDLMRRGLLRRELAADRLNMSVRTLDRRLADEGFTWQQLVDGIRSKRASEMVLRTDTTIRDAAVELGFSDVRSFQRRFRHWFGVSPSEFREQKTQP; encoded by the coding sequence GTGGATGAAGAGCTTTATGTGACAGGCATCGCCGTATCCCAGTTCTACCATGGGTCGGAGCAGATGGGATTACCTTCGCGAGAGATCCTTCATGGTGTTGGGCTCAGTCCTGATGCACTGCAGCCACTTGCGCATACCCCGACGAAAAAATTTGAAGATTTCATCCTTGAACTGGCAATAGAAAGTGGCGATGAAATGCTGGGGTTTCATTGCGGTTTGCATGTGAGCCCTATGGCATTAGGGGTCTTCCCTTCATTAATTTTTGGGTCCATGACCATCCGCCAAGCGATAGAAACTTGTGTGCGCTATCAGGAGCTTATCACTGGTAATACAGCGGGACTGGTTCTGTCGGCAATGGGTAATGACCTGAGGATTGAATTCATTCAAGCGTACCGGAATCCAGTAGTGCTACGCCACGCCACTGAAGGCGGCGCCGCGATGCTGGTCAGCATCATGCGCTACTTCCTTGCCCGGCATGACCTCCCTTTGATCAACTTGGCGCTGGCACACCACCCGGTGTCGCCGGACGCGAAAGATCAGCTTGAAGCGTTCTTTCTGTGTCCAGTGGCCTTTGGTAAGGAGATTACGGCAGGACAGATTGGGCAGGACGTCCTGAATGTGCCTCTCAGTGCTGTCTGCGTTGATGGCGCTAACCTAGCTGAAGAAGTGGCAAGGTCGCAACTGAAACAGACCCGGGATGCCAGTATCTGGCTTACTCAAGTCCGGTTGCTGGTCATGGACCTGATGCGTCGGGGATTGCTGAGAAGAGAACTGGCGGCCGACCGGCTGAATATGTCGGTGCGCACGCTGGATCGACGGCTTGCGGACGAGGGGTTTACCTGGCAGCAACTGGTCGACGGCATTCGCTCTAAACGCGCTAGCGAAATGGTGTTGCGTACTGACACCACCATCCGCGACGCGGCAGTTGAGCTCGGATTCTCGGATGTGCGCTCTTTTCAAAGACGCTTTCGCCACTGGTTTGGCGTGTCTCCGTCTGAGTTCAGGGAGCAGAAGACGCAGCCGTAA
- a CDS encoding alpha/beta fold hydrolase translates to MMRTPTGPASKVHQTIFLLVVLLQMFGCASQPAQSPLRDAYSIYPGVTDSTLLQTDDGLTLFGQWWQPESSEPKAVILLLHGTAAHSGVYAFWGEYLVDNGYAMFAYDMRGWGQSQGFGRRGFSADEFSYLGDLKHAIAEVRSKYPESRIYLQGESLGAGIALQAGIQGEDDLAGLILNAPPVYVNLKILPFRIPDSMGNALVWTAGLTGRVAPNFPMLPMNWRAFERWIWRKAIFDESLRTQISEEENMTHSALAASYVTNLQKMSAYIRRNMEKITLPLIVLQGGQDYLVSPNGAERLLTDTGSTDVTFRLYDGMSHCALHDDAKEHVWQDTLDWLEARGVEPPALQNSDDGFEAVAAQ, encoded by the coding sequence ATGATGAGAACGCCAACCGGGCCTGCATCAAAAGTACATCAGACCATTTTTCTCCTGGTTGTGCTTTTACAGATGTTTGGATGTGCCTCGCAGCCAGCTCAGAGCCCCCTTCGCGATGCGTATAGCATTTATCCCGGAGTCACCGATTCGACACTGCTTCAAACCGACGACGGCCTGACCTTGTTCGGGCAATGGTGGCAACCTGAATCTTCCGAGCCAAAAGCCGTGATTTTATTGCTGCACGGGACGGCAGCCCACTCAGGAGTGTATGCCTTCTGGGGGGAGTACCTTGTTGATAATGGCTACGCCATGTTTGCCTACGATATGCGAGGCTGGGGGCAGTCGCAGGGGTTTGGACGACGTGGATTTTCTGCCGATGAGTTCAGCTACCTCGGTGATTTGAAGCATGCCATCGCGGAAGTCAGATCAAAGTATCCCGAGAGCCGAATCTACCTTCAAGGGGAATCGCTGGGAGCGGGAATCGCGCTTCAAGCGGGTATTCAAGGCGAAGATGATCTGGCGGGGCTCATCCTGAATGCTCCACCGGTGTATGTGAACCTCAAAATATTGCCTTTCCGGATTCCGGACAGCATGGGTAATGCCCTTGTGTGGACGGCTGGATTGACAGGCCGTGTTGCCCCGAATTTTCCGATGTTACCCATGAACTGGCGCGCGTTCGAGCGCTGGATCTGGCGCAAGGCCATCTTTGATGAATCGCTAAGAACACAGATTTCGGAAGAAGAAAATATGACGCACTCTGCGCTTGCAGCGAGTTATGTGACCAATCTGCAGAAGATGTCAGCCTATATTCGACGGAACATGGAAAAGATCACCTTGCCGCTGATCGTCCTGCAAGGCGGCCAGGATTATCTGGTATCGCCAAACGGAGCCGAGCGCTTGCTTACTGATACGGGTAGCACTGACGTGACGTTCAGGCTGTACGACGGTATGTCTCATTGTGCCTTGCACGATGATGCAAAGGAGCACGTATGGCAGGACACCCTGGACTGGCTCGAAGCCCGAGGAGTGGAGCCGCCGGCGTTGCAAAACTCAGATGATGGTTTTGAGGCGGTTGCAGCCCAATGA
- the ycaC gene encoding isochorismate family cysteine hydrolase YcaC, which translates to MGKQYNRLDKDNAAVLLVDHQAGLLSLVRDIDPDKFKNNVLALADLAKYFNLPTILTTSFETGPNGPLVPELKAMFPDAPYIARPGQINAWDNEDFVAAVKATGKKQLIIAGVVTEVCVAFPALSALEEDFEVFIVTDASGTFNAMTRDAAWDRMTSAGAQLMTWFGTACELHRDWRNDIEGLGNLFSNHIPDYRNLITSYSTLTEGQ; encoded by the coding sequence ATGGGTAAGCAATACAACCGACTCGACAAGGACAATGCAGCGGTACTGCTGGTCGATCACCAGGCTGGCTTGTTGTCACTGGTTCGCGATATTGATCCGGACAAGTTCAAGAACAACGTGTTGGCACTGGCAGACCTGGCCAAGTACTTCAATTTGCCCACGATTCTTACTACAAGTTTTGAAACCGGACCCAATGGACCGCTGGTGCCCGAGCTCAAAGCCATGTTTCCTGATGCGCCCTACATTGCCCGTCCCGGCCAGATCAATGCCTGGGACAACGAGGATTTTGTGGCCGCGGTCAAAGCTACAGGCAAGAAACAGCTGATCATTGCGGGTGTGGTGACTGAAGTCTGTGTTGCCTTCCCTGCCCTGTCGGCACTGGAAGAAGACTTCGAAGTCTTCATTGTCACGGACGCATCAGGCACCTTTAACGCCATGACCCGCGATGCGGCATGGGATCGCATGACCAGTGCCGGTGCGCAACTGATGACCTGGTTCGGCACCGCCTGTGAGCTTCATCGTGATTGGCGTAACGATATTGAGGGGCTGGGCAACCTGTTCTCCAACCATATTCCGGATTACCGTAATCTGATTACCAGTTACAGCACCCTCACTGAAGGGCAGTGA
- a CDS encoding low temperature requirement protein A yields MQSPPLGLFRPKGSHAEHKVSFSELFFDLVFVYAITQSAHLLIAHFTPYGVFQGLLVVLAVWWVWVFTTWVTNWLDPETVPVRLMLFVLMLLGMGLAIAIPQAFGKHGLLFALCYVTMQIGRTVFICLCSRKHRPELHRGFVRMTIWFCASATLWITGALQDGALRTILWSLAILIEYASASLSFAVPGLGRSDSKDWDISGPHMAERCGLLLIIALGESLLVTGNTFSGTHWDAATITTFLSAFVTTVAMWWLYFSLSAERASDVIAESDNRGHLGRLVYTYVHLLLIIAIVLVAVADEFVLAHPHGHTSIATMVAMIGGTALYLVANILFKWLVFRGHPLSHYIGLGLLAALCVAAFFLPPSMVALATTLILVIVAIQETVVVMGKKAH; encoded by the coding sequence ATGCAATCCCCTCCCCTGGGTTTATTCCGCCCCAAAGGCAGTCATGCGGAACACAAGGTGTCTTTCTCCGAATTGTTCTTTGACCTGGTCTTTGTTTATGCCATTACCCAAAGCGCGCACCTGCTGATCGCTCACTTTACACCTTATGGTGTGTTTCAGGGGCTACTGGTGGTGCTGGCGGTGTGGTGGGTTTGGGTATTCACTACCTGGGTCACGAACTGGCTGGATCCGGAAACCGTGCCGGTTCGGCTGATGCTCTTTGTATTGATGTTGTTGGGCATGGGGTTGGCCATTGCCATACCGCAGGCATTCGGCAAGCACGGATTATTGTTTGCCCTGTGCTACGTAACCATGCAGATCGGACGCACCGTTTTTATCTGCCTGTGCAGCCGTAAGCATCGGCCTGAATTGCACCGCGGGTTTGTGCGCATGACGATCTGGTTTTGCGCCTCTGCAACGCTCTGGATTACTGGCGCGCTACAGGATGGTGCCCTCCGGACGATCCTGTGGTCACTCGCGATTCTGATTGAATATGCCTCCGCTTCGCTGTCTTTTGCCGTCCCCGGTTTGGGTCGATCTGACAGCAAGGATTGGGATATATCGGGTCCACATATGGCGGAGCGCTGTGGTCTACTGTTGATTATTGCGTTGGGCGAATCCCTGCTGGTAACAGGTAACACCTTTTCCGGCACCCATTGGGACGCGGCCACCATTACGACGTTCTTGAGTGCTTTCGTCACCACCGTCGCCATGTGGTGGCTCTACTTTAGTCTCAGTGCGGAACGCGCCAGTGACGTCATCGCGGAAAGTGATAATAGAGGTCACCTTGGGCGTCTGGTTTACACCTATGTGCATCTGCTGCTGATTATCGCCATTGTGCTGGTTGCGGTGGCGGATGAGTTTGTCCTCGCCCATCCCCATGGGCATACCAGTATCGCCACTATGGTGGCGATGATTGGCGGCACAGCCTTGTACCTTGTAGCCAACATTCTGTTCAAATGGCTGGTTTTCAGGGGACATCCACTCTCCCATTACATCGGCCTGGGGTTACTCGCCGCACTCTGCGTTGCCGCCTTTTTTCTCCCTCCCAGTATGGTGGCACTGGCGACCACCTTGATTCTTGTCATTGTGGCGATTCAGGAAACGGTGGTGGTGATGGGCAAAAAAGCGCACTAG
- a CDS encoding SDR family NAD(P)-dependent oxidoreductase has translation MNWAQKTVLVTGGGSGIGKEITRLMINRGAHVIVATLLDEEIQALKQDLPQGRGTLTGIAIDLTSDNAIAGLMNTLEARSLVPTVLVNNAGSGLLGAHKDLDREKMRKVLDLNIQVLTEMCSVFAEKLINRNLGGSILNVASIGAFVPVPHLAAYTASKHYVLSFTHSLAHELAPYGIHVGALCPGITRTKIYDSMGLKTEKQSKGSISDHIDAFAMDADKVALCAIHAIETNKRLALPGINRAAPLFRLLPPRFTSWVLYKFVGDRAVS, from the coding sequence ATGAACTGGGCTCAGAAAACTGTACTTGTCACCGGCGGTGGCAGCGGTATTGGCAAAGAAATCACACGGCTAATGATCAATCGCGGCGCTCATGTCATCGTAGCAACGCTTCTTGATGAGGAAATCCAGGCGCTGAAGCAGGACTTACCTCAAGGCAGAGGAACGCTGACAGGCATCGCCATTGATCTGACGTCGGATAATGCCATAGCAGGATTGATGAACACGCTGGAGGCGCGTTCCCTTGTTCCAACTGTTCTCGTCAATAATGCCGGTTCTGGCTTGCTCGGTGCCCATAAAGACCTGGACAGAGAGAAAATGCGCAAAGTACTGGATCTGAATATCCAGGTACTCACAGAAATGTGCAGCGTATTTGCGGAAAAGCTGATCAACCGCAATCTGGGTGGCAGTATTCTTAACGTGGCGTCTATCGGGGCCTTTGTTCCGGTTCCTCACCTGGCGGCTTATACGGCAAGCAAACATTATGTGCTGTCGTTCACCCACTCCCTCGCCCATGAACTGGCGCCGTACGGTATTCATGTGGGGGCATTATGCCCTGGGATTACACGCACGAAAATCTATGACAGCATGGGGCTCAAGACAGAGAAGCAGAGTAAAGGATCTATCAGTGATCATATCGATGCCTTTGCCATGGACGCCGATAAAGTCGCGCTCTGCGCAATCCATGCCATTGAGACGAACAAGAGGTTGGCTCTTCCCGGGATTAACCGTGCAGCTCCCCTATTTCGTCTGCTCCCACCTCGATTTACGTCATGGGTGTTGTACAAATTCGTTGGGGACCGAGCGGTGAGTTAA
- a CDS encoding pirin family protein: MKKILGVYSAPQPHWVGDGFPVRSLFSYESHGRQLSPFLLLDYAGPARFPPATKPRGVGEHPHRGFETVTIVYQGEVAHRDSTGQGGVIGPGDVQWMTAGSGILHEEFHSPAFTYQGGHLEMIQLWVNLPAADKMTAPGYQAITDSQIPAIPLDDGNGAIRVIAGQYQGQTGPASTYSPMWVWDLSLAAHANVVIEVPDGWNTAVIGRHGSARINEHAPVGAGQMAVLAAQGKQVQIQTESESELLLIAGEPLNEPVVGYGPFVMNTQEEIRQAIRDFQQGEFGQMPS; the protein is encoded by the coding sequence ATGAAAAAAATCCTCGGCGTGTACTCCGCACCCCAGCCCCACTGGGTAGGCGACGGTTTCCCTGTTCGCTCCCTGTTTTCCTATGAAAGCCATGGCCGCCAGCTAAGTCCTTTTCTGTTACTGGACTACGCGGGCCCTGCCCGTTTCCCTCCTGCCACCAAGCCGCGGGGTGTAGGCGAGCACCCCCACAGGGGCTTTGAAACCGTCACGATTGTGTATCAGGGCGAGGTTGCTCACCGGGATTCCACCGGCCAGGGCGGCGTGATTGGGCCCGGCGATGTGCAATGGATGACAGCAGGTTCAGGGATTCTCCATGAAGAGTTCCACTCCCCTGCGTTCACCTATCAGGGCGGGCATCTCGAGATGATCCAGTTGTGGGTGAACTTACCCGCCGCTGACAAGATGACGGCCCCGGGTTACCAGGCCATCACCGACAGCCAGATCCCGGCCATCCCACTGGATGATGGCAACGGGGCTATCCGTGTCATCGCGGGCCAATACCAGGGCCAAACAGGCCCGGCCAGCACCTACTCCCCCATGTGGGTCTGGGATCTCTCGTTGGCGGCTCATGCCAATGTGGTGATTGAGGTCCCCGACGGCTGGAACACGGCTGTGATTGGTCGTCATGGTAGTGCGCGTATCAATGAACATGCACCGGTAGGCGCCGGCCAGATGGCGGTGCTCGCGGCGCAGGGCAAACAGGTACAGATTCAAACCGAATCAGAAAGTGAGCTATTGCTGATCGCGGGTGAGCCCCTTAATGAGCCCGTGGTGGGTTATGGCCCGTTCGTGATGAATACCCAGGAGGAAATCCGCCAGGCGATTCGCGATTTCCAGCAGGGAGAATTCGGACAAATGCCATCTTGA
- a CDS encoding efflux RND transporter permease subunit, whose protein sequence is MVNPQNPSPPPSMIARLIAQCANNPGITLVLVLLASIWGWRSLVQVPLDAIPDLSDAQVIVLTEWDGRSPDLVEDQITYPLTTALLGVPDVRFVRGQSFMGLSFVYVIFEDGTDIYWARSRVLEYLNTASQQLPEGVTPRLGPDATGVGWVFQYALVDKSGKHDLSELRALQDFKLRYWLTAVEGVAEVASVGGFEKEYHVNVDPDRLASFDIPLSKVVEAIRRSNNDVGGRVLEIAGHEHFIRGRGYLKSTEDLRDVVIGVDSQRIPIHLDQVAHISLGPAMQRGLAELDGEGQTVGGIVVMRYGENALSVIERVKKRLQEVQPGLPEGVEIVTTYDRSDLILRAIDTLRHTLIEEMIVVALVIFAFLLHIRSALVACITLPIAILLAFIPLYQQGLTANIMSLGGIAVAIGAMVDAAVVMVDNIHKKLGAQERGEKRRALIIAAMQDVGPSIFFSLLIITLSFVPVFSLQATEGRLFSPLAYTKTYSMAFAAILAVTLIPALAVLLIRGRIRSESNPVNRALVAFFLPAIRYCIQWRWPVVGLAVAALLLTLPVARQLGSEFMPPLNEGSILYMPTALPGMSITEAGKVLQSMDQQLKSFPEVERVFGKIGRSTSATDPAPLSMVETVITLKPRTQWREGIGWDELIAEMDEKLRYPGMPNIWWMPIQTRTEMLATGIRSTLGIKVFGDQLDDIEATAVAIEKALLDDPRTAAETRSAFAERLTGGYFIDFDIDRKAAARYGLNVQDVEDILMVAMGGMTATETVEGRERYRVQVRYDRSYRESVADLERLLIPTVTGATIPITEVADIVFRTGAPMIRNEDGQLVGFVFVDLKNTVDVPDYVAQAKAVVADKVTLPSGYRLSWAGQFQYFERAKARLLWVVPGTLLAVFLLLYMHRGRLSDTLFVLSAMPFALIGAFWLLYLLDYKLSVAVWVGMIAMAGLAAEMGLLMLHYLDSALEQAKERMPESNGEWLSEAVAQGAAQRIRPMLMTSLTLMISLVPVMFSDGAGADVMKRIATPMVGGTLTALLMVLLVFPALFVLWKQRDHSARTSS, encoded by the coding sequence ATGGTGAATCCACAGAATCCGTCTCCACCGCCGAGTATGATTGCCCGCCTCATTGCTCAATGTGCCAACAATCCGGGCATTACCCTTGTGCTCGTATTGCTGGCCTCCATTTGGGGTTGGCGAAGTCTGGTGCAAGTCCCGCTGGATGCGATACCGGATCTATCCGATGCGCAGGTCATTGTACTCACCGAGTGGGACGGTCGAAGTCCGGATTTGGTTGAAGACCAGATCACCTACCCACTCACCACTGCCTTGTTGGGCGTCCCTGATGTGCGTTTCGTGCGTGGCCAGAGTTTTATGGGTCTCAGCTTTGTCTATGTCATTTTTGAAGACGGCACGGATATTTACTGGGCCCGCTCGCGGGTACTGGAGTACCTGAACACCGCTAGCCAGCAGCTGCCTGAAGGCGTCACCCCAAGGCTGGGCCCGGATGCTACCGGAGTGGGTTGGGTATTCCAGTACGCCCTGGTTGATAAAAGCGGCAAGCATGATTTGTCAGAACTGCGTGCCCTGCAGGATTTCAAGTTGCGCTACTGGCTCACCGCTGTGGAGGGCGTGGCGGAAGTGGCGTCGGTGGGCGGTTTTGAAAAGGAGTATCACGTTAATGTAGACCCGGATCGCCTGGCCAGCTTCGACATTCCCCTCAGCAAGGTGGTGGAAGCCATTCGCCGCTCAAACAACGATGTGGGAGGGCGGGTACTGGAAATCGCTGGCCATGAACACTTCATTCGAGGCCGGGGATACCTGAAATCCACAGAGGATTTACGCGATGTTGTGATCGGTGTGGATTCACAACGTATTCCAATTCACCTGGATCAGGTTGCCCACATTAGCCTCGGGCCTGCCATGCAGCGAGGGCTGGCCGAGCTCGATGGGGAAGGGCAGACCGTAGGTGGCATCGTGGTCATGCGTTATGGCGAGAATGCACTGTCGGTCATTGAGCGGGTCAAAAAACGGCTTCAGGAAGTCCAGCCAGGGCTGCCTGAGGGAGTGGAAATTGTCACCACTTACGACCGCTCTGACTTGATCTTGCGGGCAATTGATACGCTCAGGCATACCCTCATTGAAGAAATGATTGTTGTGGCGTTGGTGATCTTCGCTTTCCTGCTGCATATACGCTCGGCACTGGTCGCTTGTATCACCTTGCCCATTGCTATCCTGCTGGCCTTTATTCCACTTTATCAGCAGGGGCTGACCGCCAACATCATGTCGCTGGGGGGGATCGCTGTCGCGATTGGGGCCATGGTCGACGCTGCGGTGGTGATGGTGGATAACATCCACAAGAAGCTGGGCGCGCAAGAAAGAGGGGAGAAGCGAAGGGCGCTTATCATCGCAGCGATGCAGGATGTGGGGCCCAGTATCTTTTTTTCGTTGTTGATCATTACCCTGTCTTTCGTTCCGGTGTTTTCCCTTCAGGCTACTGAAGGCCGACTCTTCTCTCCGCTGGCATATACCAAGACCTACAGCATGGCCTTTGCTGCGATATTGGCCGTAACCCTGATACCCGCCCTGGCAGTACTGTTGATAAGAGGCCGAATTCGCTCCGAGAGCAATCCGGTTAACCGGGCTCTTGTGGCCTTCTTTTTGCCGGCGATTCGTTACTGTATTCAATGGCGCTGGCCGGTGGTTGGTTTGGCTGTCGCGGCGTTGCTACTCACGCTCCCGGTGGCACGTCAGCTGGGTAGTGAATTCATGCCGCCGCTGAACGAGGGCAGCATCCTGTACATGCCTACCGCCTTGCCCGGCATGTCGATCACAGAAGCCGGCAAGGTACTGCAAAGTATGGACCAGCAGCTAAAGTCCTTCCCGGAAGTGGAGCGCGTGTTCGGCAAGATAGGGAGGTCTACCAGTGCCACCGATCCCGCACCGCTGTCCATGGTCGAAACGGTGATCACTCTCAAGCCACGTACCCAGTGGCGTGAGGGAATAGGTTGGGATGAACTGATTGCCGAAATGGATGAGAAGCTGCGTTATCCCGGCATGCCGAATATCTGGTGGATGCCCATTCAGACCCGTACCGAAATGCTCGCGACAGGCATTCGCAGCACCCTGGGCATCAAGGTGTTTGGAGATCAGCTGGATGATATCGAGGCTACTGCTGTGGCCATCGAGAAGGCACTGCTGGATGACCCTCGTACTGCGGCTGAGACGCGCAGCGCCTTTGCGGAACGACTCACTGGAGGCTACTTCATTGATTTCGATATCGATCGCAAGGCGGCCGCGCGCTATGGGCTGAATGTGCAGGACGTGGAAGATATCCTCATGGTTGCCATGGGCGGAATGACCGCCACTGAGACGGTGGAGGGGCGAGAGCGCTACCGTGTCCAGGTACGTTATGACCGCAGCTACCGGGAATCGGTGGCGGACCTCGAGCGTTTACTGATCCCGACAGTGACCGGAGCTACCATTCCAATCACTGAAGTGGCCGACATCGTTTTCCGTACCGGTGCGCCAATGATCCGTAACGAGGATGGGCAGCTGGTTGGTTTCGTATTTGTGGATCTGAAAAATACAGTGGACGTGCCGGACTATGTGGCACAAGCCAAGGCCGTGGTTGCGGACAAGGTAACCTTGCCGAGCGGTTACCGGCTGAGCTGGGCAGGGCAATTTCAGTACTTCGAGCGTGCCAAAGCGCGGTTGCTGTGGGTGGTTCCGGGCACGTTGCTAGCCGTGTTTCTGCTTCTGTATATGCATCGCGGTCGACTCAGTGACACCTTGTTTGTACTCAGTGCGATGCCATTCGCGCTGATAGGCGCATTCTGGTTGTTATACCTTCTTGATTACAAATTGAGCGTGGCAGTGTGGGTGGGAATGATCGCCATGGCCGGGCTCGCGGCCGAGATGGGCTTGCTGATGCTGCATTATCTCGATAGCGCCCTTGAGCAGGCCAAAGAGCGGATGCCTGAATCAAACGGGGAATGGCTAAGCGAAGCGGTCGCACAGGGCGCCGCACAGCGTATCCGACCCATGCTGATGACCAGCCTGACACTCATGATCTCACTGGTCCCAGTCATGTTCAGTGATGGCGCTGGTGCCGATGTGATGAAACGAATCGCCACGCCCATGGTGGGGGGTACCTTGACTGCACTTTTGATGGTGTTGCTGGTGTTTCCGGCTTTGTTTGTGTTGTGGAAACAGAGGGACCACTCGGCGAGAACATCCTCATGA
- a CDS encoding AraC family transcriptional regulator, translating to MTDNDAIYSLLPIHAGLMRHLSLGLNELGVDVDALLAKEGLSADTWLEGKQDVPALVIEKLLDHCLEHTGNELLGFHLAQCVKPEGFGVLGYIRQACQNLHDFILVCIRYEHLISGFGKTRLIKQPDCCLLSWSARTLNPIFERHATEFMLTAFNTTRSLLHNPRKPWLKEVRFRHAAPLSLNARRELEAHFECRVRFNQQESALVLAPDALNQPFLYADPALVDSLKQHAQSLEASKHEGDFYYRAHRMMRELIISQSASKENLATGLGISTRHLHRLLAKEHINYRGMQEQAQLTIAIEMLTGSSQTIETIGVALGYTESQSFIRWFKKQTGMTPNRYRESAQSRTL from the coding sequence ATGACGGATAATGACGCGATCTACTCGCTCCTCCCTATCCATGCGGGGCTGATGAGACATCTGAGCCTTGGCTTGAATGAGCTGGGTGTCGATGTGGATGCACTGTTGGCGAAAGAAGGGCTTTCAGCGGATACCTGGCTGGAAGGCAAGCAGGATGTTCCTGCGCTGGTGATTGAAAAGTTACTCGACCATTGCCTTGAGCACACCGGAAATGAACTGCTTGGCTTCCATCTGGCGCAGTGTGTCAAACCAGAGGGGTTTGGCGTGTTGGGCTACATTCGGCAAGCCTGTCAAAACCTGCATGATTTTATCCTGGTGTGTATCCGCTACGAGCATCTGATCAGTGGGTTCGGCAAAACGCGACTGATCAAACAGCCCGACTGCTGCCTTCTATCCTGGTCTGCACGTACCCTGAATCCCATTTTTGAGCGTCATGCCACGGAGTTCATGCTGACGGCCTTCAACACAACACGAAGTCTACTTCACAACCCGCGCAAGCCTTGGCTCAAGGAAGTCCGTTTCCGACACGCGGCTCCGCTTTCCCTGAATGCTCGAAGAGAGCTAGAGGCTCATTTTGAGTGCAGGGTAAGGTTTAACCAACAGGAAAGCGCGCTGGTGCTAGCGCCCGATGCCCTAAATCAGCCCTTTCTTTATGCTGATCCAGCACTGGTTGATTCATTGAAACAGCATGCGCAATCTCTTGAGGCATCAAAACATGAAGGAGACTTTTATTATCGTGCTCACCGAATGATGAGAGAGTTGATCATTTCACAATCGGCCAGCAAAGAGAACCTGGCCACCGGACTCGGGATTAGCACTCGGCATCTACATCGACTTTTGGCAAAGGAACACATCAACTACCGCGGCATGCAGGAGCAGGCTCAGCTAACGATTGCCATTGAGATGCTAACCGGCAGCTCCCAAACCATTGAAACCATTGGTGTGGCACTTGGATATACCGAAAGTCAGTCATTTATCCGATGGTTCAAAAAACAAACAGGGATGACCCCCAACCGCTACCGGGAAAGCGCACAATCTCGAACGCTATGA